From bacterium HR11:
CGGCCTCCGGCGTCAGGTCCAGCCGCTGACGCAGGATCTTCTCGGCGACCCGCAGGGCCAGCCGGACGATCTGGGGCTTGGCCTGCTCGATGACGCCCGTGAAGCCGGCGTGGGCCTGCTCGATGGCCCGAAGCCACTCGGCCATGCCCTTCTCGTAACCCTCCTGGTAGCCCCGCCGGAGGGCCTCCTCGTATTCCTGCTGGGCCCGGGCCCGGAGCTCCTCGGCCTGGGCCTGGGCCGCTTCGAGGATCCGACGGGCCTGCTCGGTGGCCGCCAAGACCTCCCGGTCGATGATCTTGGTCCCGGCGACCGGGGCCACGGGCGTCTCGGCCTCGTCGGTCGCCTTTTTGATGATCTTGGCGCTCATGGAGCCGTCTCCTTCAAAAATCCATCGGCACATGAATGCGGCCCCGCCGAGAGAGGGCCTGAATCAATTCGGCTAACTGCTGACGCCAGTGTGCCAGGTCCGGCTGGACGGGCAGGCTCACCCACGGCGGTCGGGCGCCCATCTGATGAAGGAGCCACTCGCCCAGGCTCCGGGGGAGTCGGTAGGCCAAGCGGCGCAAGAGGACGTCCTGTCCCTGCTGAAGGCCCGCCCGGACCCAGTCGGCTAAGCCCATCCAGATCAAGACCGCCTCCAGGGAGGCCTGGGCCTCGCTCAGCTCGGCGTAAATCGTCGGCCAGAAGGGGTCGTCG
This genomic window contains:
- the yscL gene encoding Yop proteins translocation protein L gives rise to the protein MSAKIIKKATDEAETPVAPVAGTKIIDREVLAATEQARRILEAAQAQAEELRARAQQEYEEALRRGYQEGYEKGMAEWLRAIEQAHAGFTGVIEQAKPQIVRLALRVAEKILRQRLDLTPEAVVPMIDEALRSLRAQQNMRVILRVHPDDRSILEPHRQRWMERLPWLGSLDIVVDEELPRGGCRIETDFGTVDASIETQIRVIERHLLGGGEG